The genomic window TTTCCATTTACATCATCAAGCGTTGTATTTGTTTTATTCAACAGACCTTCAACTTCAATTAACAACTTATCAGCATCTTTAGTTATTACTTCAATACTAGTATTTGCTTCTTTTACAGTTTTTGAAACTTCTTCAATTACTTTTGAGATTTTTAATAATACCACAATTAAAAAGACGACTAATGCCGCAAATGCTATCGCAGCTATCAAAGCTGCTATTTCTCCACCTGTCATATTAATTCCTCACTTCCTTCATTTAGTTACCCTTACTTAAATTCGTATTATACTACAAGTAGCAAAGATAAAAAACAATCGTCTTTTTGTAAAATAGTATAAAATTCTTTCTTATTTAGAATACCATATCATTTTTATCACTTCAAATGATATGGTACCGATTTCTAAATAAACTAGGCTTAAAAATAATAATTCTCTTGTTATAAATTAATTCCATAATAATTAAGATGATTAAAGAATTCAAATTTATTTTCCTTTCTTTTATTAATTTGTTATGATTAAAGATAGTAACTTATTTTTTAATTTGAACCCAAAGGAGTCATTTTTATGAATAATCAATCAGACAGCTCAGTAACTACAGAAGTAGTAAATACCGTTGCAAAACAAACCTCTTTTTTTATAGAGTTTTGGCAAAATATTGATTGGAGAAGTTTATTATCTTCAGGCATCTCCAAGGCCATTCAAATCTTTTTTTTCTTTTTTGTTTATTTTATTTTTAAAAAAATTGGAAATGTGTTTATTACTCGAACTTTTACAAATTACCGTGGTAAAAAAAATATTTCTCCAAGCCGTCTGGGTACTTTAGACAATCTTACTCACAACATTTATAATGCAGTAATTGGTTTCTTCCTAGCTTATGCGATTCTTTCAGAAATTGGTATCCCTGTTGGCACGTTACTAGCTGGTGCAGGTGTTATCGGCTTGGCATTCTCTTTAGGAGCTCAAGGTTTTGTTAGTGACATCGTGAATGGCTTCTTTATTCTCCTTGAAAAACAAGTGGACATTGGGGATGTTGTTACCTTCAGTGATGTCACAGGTACTGTTGTTGATGTTAATCTAAAAACGACTACCGTTAAAAGTTTTGATGGTACGCTAAACTTTGTACCTAACCGCTATATTACAATTGTCAGTAATTTATCTAGAGAAGATATGCGTGCTCAAATAGATATTCGACTAGAACCTAACGTTGACATGGTAAAAGTAAATACAATTATAGAACAAGTAAATAAACGATTAGTTCCGTTACACCCTGAAATCACGCAAGAACCTGTTAGCTTAGGCTTGATGGATATTGGTGACGGATTTCTAGCTATACGTATCCATATTTTCGCATTGAGTGGCAGCCAATATGCTATTCAAAATATTTTTTTCCAAGAATATGTCACAGCCTTGACAAAAGAAGAGATTATCATTCCGGTAACTCCTATAAAAATAACTACTTAAGTTTCAAAAAGAATCTATAAAGTATTTATTTAATCAACTACATCAAAAGTCGCATAAACTTTAGTCGTTTAAAAAATTCACTAGAGCTATGATTTTATTTTTTGTGAATGTTTCGACTGATTTTCACCTACATTCTCGTTGGCTTTCTGATGAAATAGACCATTTTTTTGTAGCTGGCGAGTCATTAAAACAGATATTAATAGACTCTGGTGTATCTTCCA from Carnobacterium iners includes these protein-coding regions:
- a CDS encoding MGDG synthase family glycosyltransferase produces the protein MILFFVNVSTDFHLHSRWLSDEIDHFFVAGESLKQILIDSGVSSKKITVSGIPIKEEFYHTKKQL
- a CDS encoding mechanosensitive ion channel family protein; translation: MNNQSDSSVTTEVVNTVAKQTSFFIEFWQNIDWRSLLSSGISKAIQIFFFFFVYFIFKKIGNVFITRTFTNYRGKKNISPSRLGTLDNLTHNIYNAVIGFFLAYAILSEIGIPVGTLLAGAGVIGLAFSLGAQGFVSDIVNGFFILLEKQVDIGDVVTFSDVTGTVVDVNLKTTTVKSFDGTLNFVPNRYITIVSNLSREDMRAQIDIRLEPNVDMVKVNTIIEQVNKRLVPLHPEITQEPVSLGLMDIGDGFLAIRIHIFALSGSQYAIQNIFFQEYVTALTKEEIIIPVTPIKITT
- a CDS encoding DUF948 domain-containing protein; this translates as MTGGEIAALIAAIAFAALVVFLIVVLLKISKVIEEVSKTVKEANTSIEVITKDADKLLIEVEGLLNKTNTTLDDVNGKLNKTDPVFQAIGDLGVSVSSLNSSTRNLAEHVSGTTKKTVKAGMVTKVGKTALNLKRKRKSN